AGTCTGATCAATGGCTACGCAGAGGCCCTGAAGGAAAACCGTTCTCTGAGTTCGACAGGTCTTGGCAGTGTCAGTGGCGATGCCTCGACGCTGAGTTCCGTCTTGCTGTCCCGGTTTGCCCGCGACGATAACAGCGCGTCGAACACGCTGACCTTTGCGGCAGCCAGCTATACCGAAATGGCCCAGACCGAGGCGAGCTTTGGTGTCGATACCGATGCCGAGCTGCAGAACCTGATGCTGTATGAAAAAGCCTATGGCGCAAATGCCAAGGTGTTGTCCGTCGTGGATGGCCTGCTGGAAACTATTCTGGGGATCTGATCAATGATTATTAAGTCCTATGGCGACATGGCGCAGCATATGTTCTTGCGTAACCGCAACGCCGAGCTGAAGCAGGATATCGAAAGGCTGGGGCAAGAGCTTGCCAGCGGGAAACTCTCCGATATTACCGCCAGACTGGGTGGTGATTTCACGTATCTTTCCGATATCGAAACCAACCTGACCCGCCTGGAAAGCCATGTGATTGCCACCAACGAGGCAAAGCTTTTTGCAACGGGCATGCAGGGCAGCCTGGAACTGATTCAATCTTCGGCTCAGACCATGCGTGACAATTTGCTGGGCCTGACACCAACGCTCAAGCCTGACGATGCAGAGCGTTTCGGTGCGGAAGGACGGATCCAGCTAGATAATGCCATCAGCAAGCTGAATTCTTGGGCCGGTGGCCGCAGCCTGTTTGCCGGCACCGCCACCTCTACCTCGCCGCTGAATGATGCAGGTACGCTGATGACCGAACTGGTGTCCGAGGTTTCGGGGCTGACAAGCGCAACGGACATCGTGCAGGCGGTAAAGGATTGGTTCGCCGATCCGATGGGGTTTGACGATGCCATGTATGTGGGCTCCACCAAGGATCTGTCACCGGTCGAGGTCG
This genomic stretch from Phaeobacter gallaeciensis harbors:
- a CDS encoding flagellin — protein: MAQHMFLRNRNAELKQDIERLGQELASGKLSDITARLGGDFTYLSDIETNLTRLESHVIATNEAKLFATGMQGSLELIQSSAQTMRDNLLGLTPTLKPDDAERFGAEGRIQLDNAISKLNSWAGGRSLFAGTATSTSPLNDAGTLMTELVSEVSGLTSATDIVQAVKDWFADPMGFDDAMYVGSTKDLSPVEVADGETVSLALRADDPALKHPLQSFAIAALVNESALGLSDTTKVELAKMTGTELLNSTEQLIDKQASIGFIEGQLERVSTRNTATETSLSIAKNNLINADPYETHTRLEEAQLQLESLYSVTSRSSQLSLLRYM